The proteins below come from a single Aegilops tauschii subsp. strangulata cultivar AL8/78 chromosome 6, Aet v6.0, whole genome shotgun sequence genomic window:
- the LOC109735641 gene encoding ADP-ribosylation factor GTPase-activating protein AGD12, with translation MANGRLDRPLIHRETKLQKYTTGRIIITRDPHITQPTWFPSRRRASFARPQPASQRDEAGGRSLHRRRRPHPPKPPAVPAHAALRDPPPGTEIFFVVVSYPKFASNMSAANRSQPIKLNRPVVGKARKLKDLMLKSDNRVCADCSAPDPKWASSNIGVFLCLKCGDVHRALGQDISNVLSLTLDDWSDSDIDSMIEVGGNSYANSIYEAFLPKDHPKPKPDSPMEYRTKFIRAKYETQDFLKPSLRISSKAGLESTNSLNSVDNSFSSTSRKHAPEDTREFVGQLNITVVKGSGLAVRDMLTSDPYVVLSLGEQKAQTTVKASDLNPVWNEVLNLSVPRNYGPLKLEVYDHDTFSADDIMGEAEIDLKPMITAAMAFGDPSRHADMQIGRWFMTRDNCLLSDSIVNISSGKVKQEVYLKLQNVESGEMELELEWARLD, from the exons ATGGCCAATGGCCGCCTTGACCGTCCACTAATCCACCGCGAGACAAAACTACAGAAATATACTACTGGGAGAATAATAATAACACGGGATCCCCACATCACCCAACCCACCTGGTTCCCCTCACGTCGCCGTGCTTCGTTTGCGCGACCACAGCCCGCGAGCCAGCGCGACGAAGCCGGGGGGCGATccctccaccgccgccggcgACCCCATCCCCCGAAGCCGCCGGCGGTACCGGCCCACGCCGCCCTCCGCGATCCCCCACCCG GCACAGAAATCTTTTTTGTTGTTGTGAGTTATCCGAAGTTCGCTTCAAACATGAGTGCTGCTAATCGTTCCCAACCCATCAAGTTGAACAGGCCTGTCGTAG GCAAAGCACGAAAGTTGAAGGATCTCATGCTGAAAAGTGACAATCGAGTGTGTGCTGATTGTAGTGCACCTGACCCCAAATGGGC GTCTTCTAATATCGGAGTATTTCTTTGCTTAAAATGTGGAGACGTCCACAGGGCCCTTGGACAAGACATTTCAAAC GTTTTGTCTTTAACTTTGGATGATTGGTCTGATAGTGATATTGACTCCATGATTGAGGTTGGTGGAAACTCATATGCAAATTCAATTTATGAGGCTTTTCTTCCAAAAGATCACCCAAAACCTAAACCAGACTCACCAATGGAATATCGTACCAAATTTATAAG AGCCAAGTATGAAACACAAGATTTTCTGAAGCCAAGTTTGCGCATTAGCTCAAAGGCAGGTTTAGAATCTACCAATTCTCTGAACAGTGTGGATAATAGTTTCTCTAGCACTTCAAGGAAGCATGCCCCA GAAGATACAAGAGAATTTGTTGGACAACTGAACATTACAGTGGTAAAAGGTTCTGGGTTGGCGGTCAGAGATATGCTTACAAGTGATCCTTATGTTGTTTTAAGTCTTGGAGAGCAG AAGGCTCAAACAACAGTTAAAGCGAGTGACCTGAACCCGGTATGGAATGAGGTTCTTAATCTATCAGTTCCTCGAAATTATGGACCTTTAAAACTT GAAGTGTATGATCACGACACTTTTTCTGCTGACGATATCATGGGGGAAGCAGAGATAGATCTGAAGCCAATGATCACAGCTGCTATGGCCTTTGGAGACCCGTCGCGTCACGCGGACATGCAAATTGGAAGGTGGTTCATGACCAGAGACAATTGCCTGTTGAGCGACAGCATTGTCAATATTTCGTCGGGAAAGGTAAAACAGGAAGTTTACCTAAAGCTGCAGAACGTAGAATCAGGTGAGATGGAGTTAGAACTGGAATGGGCTCGTCTAGATTAA